The Thermocrinis ruber genome has a window encoding:
- a CDS encoding zinc ribbon domain-containing protein: MKEEDFSAFLQLQEQEEEVFKRERYLERLKKRIKELDQSINEILEEQTILIAELNQIIEAIREEDQKVRRCKENLKRCKEREKLVKKVEEYKALLREKAKNEDCIIKGEQTLRELRQKRKAIEDRLQDKDKKKKLKRMEEEKEELIKEREEVERELKHQREKLELLRASLSQDIVQEYEKLKQAVGFPPIVKADIMGTCSSCGTKLPSMLYSKLIKGEKVRCPNCGKILY, translated from the coding sequence ATGAAGGAAGAAGACTTTAGTGCTTTTCTTCAACTCCAAGAGCAGGAAGAGGAAGTCTTCAAAAGGGAAAGGTACCTTGAAAGGCTAAAAAAGAGAATAAAGGAGTTGGACCAAAGCATAAACGAAATCTTAGAAGAACAGACGATCCTAATAGCGGAATTGAACCAGATAATTGAAGCCATAAGGGAGGAAGATCAGAAGGTCAGAAGGTGTAAAGAAAATTTAAAGAGATGTAAAGAGAGGGAAAAATTAGTCAAAAAGGTAGAGGAATACAAAGCCCTCCTGAGGGAGAAGGCAAAGAACGAAGACTGCATAATAAAGGGTGAGCAAACCCTGAGGGAGCTAAGACAAAAACGCAAAGCCATAGAAGACCGCCTGCAGGACAAAGACAAAAAGAAAAAGCTAAAGAGGATGGAAGAAGAAAAGGAGGAGTTGATCAAAGAAAGAGAAGAGGTGGAAAGGGAGTTAAAACATCAGAGGGAGAAGTTGGAACTTCTCCGGGCAAGCCTTAGCCAAGATATAGTGCAAGAGTACGAAAAGCTTAAACAGGCTGTAGGCTTTCCTCCCATCGTAAAGGCGGACATCATGGGCACATGCTCAAGCTGTGGCACCAAGCTTCCATCCATGCTATACTCTAAACTAATTAAGGGCGAAAAGGTCAGGTGTCCAAACTGTGGAAAGATTCTATACTAG
- the ileS gene encoding isoleucine--tRNA ligase, giving the protein MDYKDTLNLPKTDFPMKADLPKREPQILKKWEGLYQKVQIARKDAPPFVLHDGPPYANGHIHIGHALNKILKDIIVKYKLLRGYRVDYVPGWDCHGLPIEQQVEKELKAKKLKKEDMSKTAFRKLCRDYASRFVEIQKEEFIRLGVLGDWEKPYITMDPKYQAQEIRELGRLFKKGVVIKSKKPVYWCIYDKTAEAEAEVEYYEKESPSIYVKFPLKDQDNTYLLIWTTTPWTLPANLGVMVGEDFEYVFYKVGEETYILAKALLEEVKKKANLEGEVVKEVLGKELVGLEYYTPYGERIGKVYPSEFVELTAGTGLVHMAPGHGREDYIVGLRYGLEPFAPVDDEGKFIPPAPEFLIGVRVFSANPLIIEDLKARNLLLHEEKYIHSYPHCWRCKNPVIFRATPQWFISMSASVDGKSLRELALEEIDKVQWFPASGANRIRAMVENRPDWCISRQRYWGVPITVFYCKNCGHVVAEEDVFERVAQLVENHPDGADIWFELSAKELLPEGYKCPKCGSEEFVKEEDILDVWFDSGSSHAFVLRPRGIEKADLYLEGSDQHRGWFQASLLESSASYGSAPYKAVLTHGFTVDEQGRKMSKSLGNVIAPQEVIEQYGADILRLWVASEDYSEDVRLSKGILQRLTEDYKKIRNTLRFFLGNLYDFEPSKAVPFKELHHLDRWAISYLQGIIEQSLNFYENYAFHRVLHLIRNFCAVELSAFYLDVLKDRLYVYASNSWERRSAQTVLFEMAKAITLLIAPFLSFTAEEVWEHLRKIDPSLPESVFLHTIPTPKERLKDKEVLKDYEIILKVRDDVMSAVELCRKEKEVNHPYEAEVYIWGNEEVLKVLKKYEEDLKYLFTVSKVSLEEGGNQRLPSESFQDLWVGAKRVEGKKCPRCWLYYREEEFEGEVCRRCSQVLAEVLP; this is encoded by the coding sequence ATGGACTACAAAGACACTCTGAACCTTCCAAAAACTGACTTTCCTATGAAAGCGGACCTTCCCAAAAGGGAACCGCAGATTTTAAAGAAGTGGGAAGGGCTCTATCAAAAGGTACAAATTGCGAGAAAGGATGCTCCGCCTTTTGTGTTGCACGATGGACCGCCCTATGCCAACGGGCATATTCACATAGGACACGCCCTCAATAAAATCCTAAAGGATATCATCGTAAAGTATAAGCTCCTGAGGGGCTACAGAGTTGATTATGTGCCCGGTTGGGATTGCCATGGCTTGCCCATAGAACAGCAGGTGGAAAAGGAACTAAAGGCAAAAAAGCTCAAAAAGGAGGATATGTCAAAAACCGCCTTTAGAAAGCTCTGTAGGGATTACGCAAGTCGGTTTGTGGAAATTCAAAAGGAGGAGTTTATAAGGCTGGGGGTCTTGGGAGATTGGGAAAAGCCCTACATAACCATGGACCCAAAATATCAGGCACAGGAGATAAGGGAACTGGGAAGGCTCTTTAAAAAAGGTGTGGTGATAAAGAGCAAAAAGCCAGTCTATTGGTGTATATACGATAAAACCGCCGAGGCAGAGGCAGAAGTGGAATACTACGAGAAGGAAAGCCCAAGCATATACGTAAAGTTTCCTCTCAAGGATCAAGACAACACCTACCTTCTCATATGGACCACCACCCCTTGGACCCTGCCAGCCAATTTGGGCGTGATGGTGGGAGAGGACTTTGAGTATGTCTTTTATAAAGTGGGAGAGGAAACTTACATCCTTGCCAAGGCACTCCTTGAGGAGGTAAAGAAAAAGGCAAATCTTGAAGGAGAGGTGGTTAAGGAGGTTTTGGGTAAAGAGTTGGTGGGCTTGGAGTATTACACACCTTACGGGGAAAGAATTGGGAAGGTTTATCCTTCTGAGTTTGTGGAACTTACCGCTGGCACTGGTTTGGTGCATATGGCACCGGGGCACGGTAGAGAGGACTACATAGTGGGTCTAAGGTATGGTTTGGAGCCCTTTGCACCAGTGGATGATGAAGGGAAATTCATTCCACCCGCACCGGAGTTTTTAATCGGCGTTAGAGTATTCTCCGCAAACCCACTTATCATAGAAGACCTAAAGGCAAGGAATCTGCTACTGCACGAAGAAAAATACATCCACTCTTATCCACACTGCTGGAGGTGTAAAAACCCAGTGATCTTTAGGGCTACTCCTCAGTGGTTCATATCCATGTCTGCTTCTGTTGATGGTAAAAGTCTAAGGGAGCTTGCCTTGGAGGAGATAGACAAGGTTCAATGGTTTCCAGCCTCTGGGGCAAACCGCATAAGGGCTATGGTGGAAAACAGACCCGACTGGTGCATATCAAGGCAAAGATATTGGGGTGTTCCCATTACGGTCTTTTATTGCAAAAACTGTGGGCATGTAGTGGCTGAGGAGGATGTCTTTGAAAGGGTTGCCCAGTTGGTAGAAAATCATCCTGATGGTGCAGACATCTGGTTTGAGCTCAGTGCCAAAGAGCTCCTTCCAGAGGGCTATAAGTGTCCCAAGTGTGGTTCGGAGGAGTTTGTAAAAGAGGAAGATATATTGGACGTTTGGTTTGACTCTGGCTCTTCTCACGCCTTTGTACTGAGACCCAGGGGTATAGAAAAGGCAGACCTATATCTGGAGGGCTCCGACCAACACAGGGGCTGGTTTCAGGCTTCCCTTTTGGAATCGTCTGCATCCTATGGCTCCGCACCATACAAGGCTGTTTTGACCCATGGTTTTACGGTGGATGAACAGGGTAGAAAAATGTCAAAGTCCTTGGGCAATGTGATTGCACCGCAGGAGGTAATAGAGCAGTACGGCGCAGACATACTCAGGCTCTGGGTAGCCTCCGAGGATTACTCCGAGGATGTAAGGCTCAGCAAAGGCATCCTACAAAGGCTAACGGAGGACTACAAAAAAATAAGAAACACATTACGGTTTTTCCTCGGGAACCTTTACGACTTTGAACCCTCAAAGGCGGTACCCTTCAAGGAACTTCATCACTTGGATAGATGGGCAATCTCTTACCTGCAGGGAATAATAGAGCAGTCTTTGAACTTTTACGAGAACTATGCCTTCCACCGAGTTTTGCATCTAATTAGAAATTTCTGTGCGGTGGAGCTGTCTGCCTTCTATTTGGATGTGCTAAAGGACAGGCTTTATGTGTATGCGAGCAACTCTTGGGAGAGGAGGTCTGCCCAAACAGTCCTCTTTGAAATGGCAAAGGCTATCACCCTTTTGATTGCACCATTCTTGAGCTTTACGGCGGAGGAGGTTTGGGAGCATCTGAGAAAGATTGACCCATCCTTGCCAGAAAGCGTCTTTTTGCACACCATACCAACGCCAAAGGAAAGGTTAAAGGACAAAGAGGTTCTAAAGGATTACGAGATCATACTGAAGGTAAGGGATGATGTGATGTCTGCGGTGGAGCTCTGCAGGAAGGAAAAGGAAGTTAACCATCCCTACGAGGCGGAAGTTTACATCTGGGGCAACGAAGAGGTCTTAAAGGTCCTCAAAAAGTATGAGGAGGACCTAAAGTATCTCTTTACCGTCAGTAAGGTATCCCTCGAAGAGGGTGGAAATCAGCGTCTGCCCTCCGAGAGCTTCCAAGATTTGTGGGTGGGTGCCAAGCGGGTAGAGGGCAAAAAGTGCCCAAGATGCTGGCTTTACTACAGGGAAGAAGAGTTTGAAGGGGAAGTTTGCAGGCGTTGTAGTCAAGTGCTGGCGGAAGTGCTCCCATGA
- a CDS encoding OmpP1/FadL family transporter, translating into MRKVILASALLGAVSLSFATNGDNLIGVSPASRGMGGIGVGMPVGPTDTIFRNPAWMSYYKGFNMSFGGILFFPEVKAKSNFPTGTEASATSQSKMFVVPEVGIVHQINDKLTFGIGAFGVSGMGVDYRNKDINFLNMHTTFQFMRIIPALAYKVNDAISVSGALHLAYGSLDMGIGIGPINLGGGQSQTFGIGAQLGVAYNMGDFVYAGLTYQSPVSMTYKRVFDSDLNGQFEDLKLTQPQELAFGIGVKPMDNLKVGMDIRWINWKNAKGYKHFQWKDQWVIALGGEFKPMQRLALRAGYNFGRSPIRGGVKDTTQNKTIPNFAAQFSDFDIAVFNLIGFPAITEHHITLGFGYEFTKNFGIDLAYKHAFNKKVRATDSSGAMFVEAQNAQNAISIGLNWKF; encoded by the coding sequence ATGAGAAAAGTTATCTTAGCGTCCGCACTGCTGGGTGCTGTAAGTCTTTCCTTTGCCACCAACGGAGACAACCTTATAGGTGTGTCTCCTGCTTCAAGGGGTATGGGTGGTATAGGCGTGGGTATGCCCGTAGGACCCACCGACACCATCTTCAGAAACCCCGCATGGATGAGCTACTACAAGGGCTTTAACATGAGCTTCGGTGGAATTCTGTTTTTCCCAGAAGTAAAGGCAAAGAGTAACTTTCCCACAGGCACTGAGGCATCTGCCACCAGCCAATCAAAGATGTTTGTGGTTCCTGAAGTGGGAATAGTGCATCAGATCAACGACAAACTTACCTTCGGTATAGGGGCTTTCGGTGTGTCCGGTATGGGTGTGGACTACAGGAATAAAGATATCAACTTTCTCAACATGCACACCACCTTCCAGTTTATGAGAATTATACCAGCCCTTGCCTACAAGGTAAACGATGCCATTTCTGTATCCGGTGCACTGCATTTGGCTTATGGTTCCTTGGATATGGGGATTGGAATTGGACCTATAAATCTTGGTGGCGGACAATCTCAAACCTTCGGCATTGGTGCCCAGCTTGGTGTTGCCTACAACATGGGAGATTTTGTGTATGCGGGTTTAACATACCAAAGCCCGGTGAGTATGACTTATAAGAGGGTGTTTGATAGCGACCTTAATGGACAATTTGAAGACCTTAAGCTAACCCAACCCCAAGAGCTTGCCTTTGGTATTGGTGTAAAGCCTATGGATAACCTCAAGGTGGGTATGGACATCAGGTGGATAAACTGGAAGAACGCAAAGGGATACAAACACTTCCAATGGAAGGACCAGTGGGTTATAGCTTTGGGTGGTGAGTTCAAACCAATGCAAAGGCTCGCCCTCAGGGCAGGATACAACTTCGGAAGGTCTCCCATAAGGGGTGGAGTCAAAGATACAACTCAAAACAAAACAATCCCAAATTTTGCTGCACAGTTTAGCGACTTTGATATCGCTGTGTTTAATCTTATAGGCTTCCCAGCCATCACAGAGCATCACATAACCCTTGGTTTTGGTTATGAATTCACCAAGAACTTTGGCATAGACCTTGCATACAAGCACGCCTTTAACAAGAAGGTGCGTGCTACAGATAGCTCGGGTGCAATGTTTGTGGAAGCCCAAAATGCCCAAAATGCAATCTCCATTGGTCTGAACTGGAAGTTCTAA
- a CDS encoding type IV pilus twitching motility protein PilT, with product MDRQQNQEIRLVEILYKATVLKASDVHITAGSRPVVRIDGKITPLMEYPILTPEMTQRLLYSVMSEKHRKQLEEKGQVDFSFGVKDVGRFRANVFFQRGSVAGAFRRLPSEIMTIDEIGLPRKVLELCHRSMGLVLVTGPTGSGKTTTLATLINYINENFPHHIITIEDPIEYVFHHKKSIVNQREIGEDVDNFADALRAALREDPDVILVGEMRDLETMEIALRAAETGHLVFGTLHTNTAVSTITRIIDVFPPNQQEQIRIQLSFVLQGVISQRLIPKIGGGRVLAYELLIPNTAIRSLIRENKLQQIYSIMQNGQAETGMQTMNQSLASLYKSGLITLEDAFRYSPDIKELERMLGVRSQV from the coding sequence ATGGATAGACAACAAAATCAAGAAATAAGGCTTGTAGAAATACTCTATAAAGCAACTGTTTTAAAGGCATCGGACGTTCATATAACCGCAGGTTCAAGACCTGTGGTCCGAATAGACGGAAAGATAACACCTTTGATGGAATATCCCATCCTGACTCCAGAAATGACGCAAAGACTGCTCTACTCAGTTATGTCCGAAAAACACAGGAAGCAGTTGGAAGAAAAGGGCCAAGTAGATTTTTCCTTTGGTGTGAAGGATGTAGGCAGGTTCCGTGCTAACGTTTTCTTCCAGAGAGGTTCTGTAGCTGGAGCCTTCAGAAGGCTCCCCAGCGAAATAATGACCATTGATGAGATAGGACTTCCCAGAAAGGTATTGGAGCTCTGTCATAGAAGTATGGGGCTTGTTCTCGTCACCGGTCCCACTGGCTCTGGTAAAACCACAACTCTGGCTACTCTCATCAATTACATAAACGAAAACTTCCCTCATCACATAATAACCATAGAGGACCCTATAGAGTATGTGTTCCACCACAAAAAGAGTATAGTAAATCAGAGGGAGATAGGTGAAGATGTGGATAACTTTGCGGATGCCCTCAGGGCAGCACTTCGTGAAGACCCAGATGTGATCCTTGTGGGAGAAATGAGGGATTTAGAAACAATGGAAATAGCCCTCAGGGCAGCGGAGACGGGGCACTTGGTCTTTGGAACTTTGCATACTAACACCGCAGTTTCAACCATCACCCGTATAATAGATGTTTTCCCTCCAAACCAACAGGAGCAAATTAGAATACAGCTTTCCTTTGTTCTGCAAGGGGTTATTTCTCAAAGACTCATACCCAAAATAGGCGGAGGTAGGGTTCTGGCATATGAACTGCTTATTCCTAACACTGCCATTAGGAGTTTAATAAGGGAAAACAAACTGCAACAGATATACTCCATCATGCAAAACGGACAAGCAGAAACGGGCATGCAAACCATGAACCAATCCTTAGCCAGCCTTTACAAAAGCGGTCTTATAACCCTGGAGGATGCATTCAGGTATTCTCCAGATATCAAAGAACTGGAAAGAATGCTTGGTGTTAGGAGTCAAGTGTAA
- a CDS encoding type II secretion system F family protein, with amino-acid sequence MPRFRYKAIDETGNVIEREVVYPSEEVLLGELARSGLSLVRIERIDEEEKEKKSIKITLPFGGGVSDQDISIFCRQLGTMINAGLSVVDALDIIAEQLPNKRLSEAAKDVSAKVREGMSVSAAMQRHPKVFPEFVVNLVRVGEETGSLDTSLLKAAEYYEKIAMIKSKIKSASFYPTFVVVVATLIVSGILYFLVPTFAQIYEGLGGELPLPTQMLIAASNALRNSLPAIIAFIVIFSWIFRYLYRNNYTFRKAIHRLSLRVPKMNDLVVKSTMAKFARTMATLFSSGVALERAFEIAGQTAGNIVIKEAVDQARKAVMEGEPMYKALDKTGLFPKIVIAMIRVGEDTGRLDDMLETIARFYEDEFDKTVDGLIKLIEPMLIVFIGGVVGLILIALYLPIFKLGELIKS; translated from the coding sequence ATGCCAAGGTTTAGATACAAAGCAATAGATGAAACAGGGAATGTGATTGAACGGGAAGTGGTGTATCCAAGTGAAGAGGTTCTTCTGGGAGAGCTTGCAAGAAGCGGTCTTTCTTTAGTGAGAATAGAGAGAATAGACGAAGAAGAAAAGGAGAAAAAATCCATAAAGATAACACTTCCCTTTGGTGGGGGTGTAAGCGACCAAGACATATCCATTTTCTGCAGACAGCTTGGCACAATGATCAACGCAGGTCTCAGCGTGGTGGATGCTTTGGACATAATAGCAGAACAGTTGCCAAACAAAAGACTCTCAGAAGCGGCGAAGGATGTGTCTGCCAAGGTCAGAGAGGGTATGTCAGTATCCGCCGCCATGCAAAGGCATCCAAAGGTTTTTCCGGAGTTTGTGGTAAATCTGGTAAGGGTTGGTGAAGAGACGGGTAGTTTGGATACCTCACTGCTAAAAGCTGCGGAATATTACGAGAAGATTGCTATGATAAAGAGTAAGATAAAAAGCGCTTCCTTCTATCCCACCTTTGTGGTTGTGGTGGCCACTTTAATCGTTTCTGGTATTCTTTACTTTTTGGTTCCTACTTTTGCGCAGATATACGAAGGGTTGGGAGGAGAGTTGCCTTTGCCAACTCAGATGTTGATAGCAGCGTCAAACGCCCTGAGAAATAGCCTTCCAGCAATAATAGCATTTATAGTGATTTTTTCCTGGATTTTTAGATATCTTTACAGAAATAACTACACCTTCAGAAAGGCTATACACAGGCTTTCCCTCAGGGTACCAAAGATGAACGATCTGGTGGTAAAGAGTACGATGGCAAAGTTTGCCAGAACAATGGCTACCCTCTTTTCCTCAGGTGTTGCCTTAGAGAGAGCCTTTGAAATAGCGGGGCAGACGGCGGGTAATATCGTAATAAAGGAAGCTGTTGATCAGGCAAGAAAGGCAGTTATGGAAGGAGAGCCTATGTACAAAGCCCTTGACAAAACGGGTCTCTTCCCAAAGATTGTCATAGCTATGATAAGAGTGGGAGAGGATACTGGTAGGCTTGACGACATGCTAGAAACTATAGCAAGATTTTACGAAGATGAGTTTGACAAAACGGTTGATGGTCTCATAAAGCTTATAGAACCCATGTTGATTGTGTTCATAGGTGGCGTGGTGGGGCTCATACTCATAGCCCTTTACTTGCCCATATTCAAGCTTGGTGAGCTTATAAAGAGCTAA
- the argJ gene encoding bifunctional glutamate N-acetyltransferase/amino-acid acetyltransferase ArgJ codes for MEVLMGVGKGGLKAGNKPDILVILLPHPCTASFLFTTNHFKSASVIYSERVLRERDTIRALVINSGNANCGVGEEGIIHAEMMARETAKHLDIDYREVLVFSTGIIGKPLPIESVLEGIASACRILEPLDLKRASEVISTTDRFPKYAFVKKGALEVFGFAKGAGMIHPQMATMLSFIFTNAEVEGDVLRKLHREINERTFNSISVDGCTSTNDSFGIISLGFMKEDLENLRQSLEEVSLSLAKKIVEDGEGATRIIKVVVKNASISLKAKTIAEKIATSNLVKTAIFGRDPNWGRIVASAGSTPFPIDQFKLRVYIGSHLVYDGKPHPKAVESAKKYLEENREIEITLDLREGKESWTYYTSDLTYDYIKINAEYTT; via the coding sequence ATGGAAGTTTTAATGGGAGTTGGAAAGGGTGGTTTAAAAGCGGGCAACAAGCCGGACATTTTGGTAATCCTTTTGCCACATCCTTGCACCGCATCTTTTCTCTTTACAACCAATCACTTCAAGTCCGCAAGCGTTATATACTCAGAAAGAGTCCTAAGGGAAAGGGATACCATAAGGGCATTGGTTATAAACAGTGGGAACGCCAACTGTGGAGTAGGAGAGGAGGGTATAATCCATGCGGAAATGATGGCAAGAGAAACCGCCAAGCATTTAGACATTGACTATAGGGAGGTCCTTGTCTTTTCCACTGGAATTATAGGAAAGCCCTTGCCCATAGAAAGCGTTCTTGAGGGTATAGCCTCCGCCTGTAGGATATTGGAACCGTTGGACCTAAAGAGGGCAAGCGAGGTAATCTCCACCACAGACCGATTTCCCAAGTATGCCTTTGTCAAAAAGGGTGCTTTAGAGGTATTTGGCTTTGCAAAGGGTGCGGGCATGATACATCCCCAGATGGCAACCATGCTGAGTTTTATCTTTACCAACGCGGAGGTAGAAGGTGATGTCCTTAGGAAACTTCATAGAGAAATAAACGAAAGGACATTTAATTCCATAAGCGTAGATGGGTGCACCAGTACTAACGATAGCTTTGGCATCATAAGCCTTGGGTTTATGAAGGAGGACTTGGAAAATCTAAGGCAGTCTTTGGAGGAGGTTTCCCTTAGCTTGGCTAAAAAGATCGTAGAGGATGGGGAAGGTGCCACTCGGATCATCAAAGTGGTTGTCAAAAACGCATCCATAAGCCTAAAAGCTAAAACCATAGCGGAAAAGATCGCCACCTCAAACCTGGTTAAAACTGCCATATTTGGAAGAGACCCTAACTGGGGCAGGATAGTCGCCAGTGCCGGTTCCACTCCATTCCCTATAGACCAGTTTAAGCTGAGAGTTTATATAGGAAGCCATCTCGTCTATGATGGAAAGCCCCATCCGAAGGCAGTAGAGTCCGCCAAAAAGTACTTGGAGGAAAACAGAGAAATTGAAATCACTTTAGACCTAAGGGAAGGCAAGGAAAGCTGGACCTACTACACCTCGGACCTAACCTACGATTACATAAAGATCAATGCGGAATACACAACTTAG
- a CDS encoding nucleotidyl transferase AbiEii/AbiGii toxin family protein, producing the protein MLLKGKGIITDLQRKILLVFSEIPGSEMFYLTGGTALSEFYLAHRRSYDLDLFTTEKGFAIQFSHTFEETMKKLFQVKTIRRLLNFAEFEVSDGIAQTKVQIALDSTFRFGEPVDSDIGIKVNDYTDLIVDKLLAFFGRVEPRDAVDLFFILKNEDFWKLTELAKQKDLGFDLYWLAVALKEVESFPDQIELWAVDMIEPVDPREIKAKFSELRIEILRRIEEAKGLGFNL; encoded by the coding sequence TTGCTTCTAAAGGGCAAAGGGATCATAACTGACTTACAAAGGAAGATTTTACTAGTCTTTTCTGAAATACCAGGAAGTGAGATGTTCTACCTAACAGGCGGGACAGCTTTATCAGAGTTCTATTTAGCCCACAGGAGGTCCTATGACCTTGATCTTTTTACTACCGAGAAAGGCTTTGCAATCCAATTTTCACATACCTTTGAGGAGACAATGAAGAAACTTTTTCAGGTTAAGACCATAAGAAGATTATTAAACTTCGCTGAGTTTGAAGTGTCAGATGGAATTGCGCAAACAAAGGTTCAAATAGCCCTTGATTCAACCTTCAGGTTTGGAGAACCTGTGGATTCAGACATAGGTATTAAAGTTAATGACTACACAGATTTAATAGTTGATAAACTTCTTGCGTTTTTTGGAAGAGTGGAACCCAGGGATGCTGTTGATCTGTTTTTTATCTTGAAAAATGAAGATTTTTGGAAACTAACAGAGCTTGCCAAACAAAAAGATCTAGGGTTTGATCTATACTGGTTGGCTGTTGCTTTAAAAGAAGTTGAAAGTTTTCCAGACCAGATTGAACTTTGGGCTGTTGATATGATAGAGCCAGTGGACCCAAGAGAAATAAAGGCGAAATTTTCAGAGCTAAGAATTGAAATATTAAGGAGAATAGAAGAAGCTAAAGGACTTGGTTTTAATCTATAA
- the hisB gene encoding imidazoleglycerol-phosphate dehydratase HisB: protein MRKAKVLRETRETQIELEINLDGSGRFNVSTPVGFLTHMVETFARHGRFDLELKAKGDVHVSHHHTVEDVGITLGMAVLEALGDKRGIQRYGYSIVPMDEALVLCSIDISGRPLFFYEDLGLRGKITDFDFELIWEFFKGFALESKSTLHIRVLSGRILHHIAEACFKAFALALKQSVSLVGGELPSTKEKL, encoded by the coding sequence ATGCGAAAAGCAAAAGTTCTGAGGGAAACAAGGGAGACTCAGATTGAACTGGAGATTAACCTGGATGGCTCTGGGAGGTTCAACGTTAGCACACCGGTAGGTTTTCTCACACACATGGTTGAAACCTTTGCCCGGCACGGACGCTTTGACCTTGAACTGAAGGCAAAGGGAGATGTACATGTTTCCCATCACCACACGGTGGAGGATGTGGGCATAACCTTGGGCATGGCGGTGCTTGAAGCCTTGGGAGACAAAAGGGGCATTCAAAGGTATGGTTATAGCATTGTTCCCATGGATGAAGCTTTGGTCTTGTGTAGCATTGATATTTCTGGCAGACCTCTTTTCTTTTATGAAGACTTAGGATTGCGTGGAAAGATCACAGACTTTGACTTTGAGCTTATATGGGAGTTCTTCAAGGGCTTTGCCTTGGAATCCAAAAGCACATTGCATATAAGGGTTTTATCCGGAAGGATCCTCCACCACATTGCTGAAGCTTGCTTTAAAGCCTTTGCCTTAGCCTTAAAGCAGTCTGTTTCTCTGGTGGGTGGAGAGCTTCCCTCCACAAAGGAAAAGCTCTAA
- a CDS encoding NADH-quinone oxidoreductase subunit A, with protein MNEYLGILIFFVIALGVGFVFTVANSILGPRIKEKMEDYPYECGVPLYDPEARGTFKQGYYLLGLLLILFDIEVAFLFPWAVVFKDIGIYGLIEAVLFIAILFLGFVYAWRKGALKWQI; from the coding sequence ATGAACGAATACTTGGGGATTTTGATTTTTTTTGTGATAGCGTTGGGGGTCGGTTTTGTTTTCACCGTAGCAAACAGTATCCTTGGACCAAGGATCAAGGAAAAGATGGAGGATTATCCTTACGAATGCGGTGTGCCTCTGTATGACCCAGAAGCAAGGGGCACCTTCAAGCAAGGCTATTATCTGCTGGGACTTTTGCTCATTCTCTTTGACATAGAGGTTGCCTTCTTGTTCCCTTGGGCGGTTGTCTTCAAAGACATCGGCATATACGGGCTCATTGAGGCGGTTTTGTTCATAGCCATACTCTTTTTGGGCTTTGTTTATGCTTGGAGGAAGGGTGCCCTAAAGTGGCAGATTTAG
- a CDS encoding dihydrofolate reductase family protein, with the protein MRPYVIIVSEVSVDGKLTLYRGASSKELMSLMDMEAYRYLHEIRAKVDGIMVGCETVRTDNPSLTVRYAEGKNPVRIIPCSTANVPLDANIFSKDAPTIIVSTLRAPKERIEKIRELGAEVWIVGEDLVDFDKLLPMLYERGIKSLMVEGGSSINWEFVKRGYVDEIRLIHLPVIVGGENVPTLVGGEGFKSLKNVLNLRLRAHFKRGHHLITEWEVVR; encoded by the coding sequence ATGAGGCCCTATGTGATCATAGTCTCTGAGGTTAGTGTGGACGGAAAGCTCACCCTCTACCGGGGGGCTTCAAGTAAAGAGCTGATGAGTCTTATGGATATGGAGGCATACAGGTATTTACACGAAATAAGGGCTAAGGTGGATGGCATAATGGTGGGTTGTGAGACGGTAAGGACAGATAACCCAAGCCTAACGGTTAGGTACGCGGAAGGTAAAAACCCTGTGCGTATAATACCATGCTCCACCGCCAACGTGCCCTTAGACGCCAACATCTTTTCAAAGGACGCACCCACCATAATAGTTTCCACCCTGAGGGCTCCAAAGGAGAGGATAGAAAAGATCAGGGAGCTGGGTGCAGAGGTTTGGATAGTGGGCGAGGACCTTGTGGATTTTGACAAGCTCCTTCCCATGCTCTACGAGAGGGGTATAAAGAGCCTTATGGTGGAGGGTGGGTCCTCCATAAACTGGGAGTTCGTCAAGAGGGGGTATGTGGATGAAATAAGGCTTATACACCTGCCTGTTATAGTGGGTGGGGAGAATGTACCCACCTTAGTGGGTGGGGAGGGCTTTAAGAGTCTGAAGAACGTTCTCAATCTAAGACTTAGAGCCCACTTCAAGAGGGGACATCACCTGATCACTGAATGGGAGGTGGTAAGATGA